Proteins from one Fragaria vesca subsp. vesca linkage group LG6, FraVesHawaii_1.0, whole genome shotgun sequence genomic window:
- the LOC101297656 gene encoding F-box/kelch-repeat protein At3g06240-like — protein sequence MGDGNDEVLKRDHTDLGDYDEDVTAEILARLPLKSLMRFRNTLATERGITESAHRVICRLDPPFALDCEALESVEGDDVHGGCGGQFVTRLDFKTNCHFRYKYLVGACNGLVCVGQSGTVDSNDIMLWNPCTRDSKVLPKPPRVHYVSFYGFGYDSTNDDYKVIRGFSYWDGARSKFTIHIFSLKRGSWRTVKDIDYVQILTQQGLYFNGALHWLYWVRQGCSRILSFDLGAEQF from the exons ATGGGGGACGGCAATGATGAGGTCCTTAAGCGAGATCATACCGACTTAGGCGACTATGATGAAGATGTGACTGCCGAGATCCTAGCAAGGCTGCCGCTCAAATCCTTGATGCGATTCCG AAACACCTTAGCTACGGAGAGAGGCATCACCGAGAGCGCTCACAGGGTCATTTGCAGGCTGGATCCTCCTTTTGCGTTGGACTGTGAAGCCTTGGAAAGTGTTGAGGGTGATGATGTTCATGGTGGTTGTGGTGGTCAGTTTGTCACTCGGTTGGACTTTAAAACTAACTGTCATTTCCGTTATAAATATCTTGTTGGTGCTTGCAATGGCTTGGTATGTGTGGGACAATCTGGTACTGTTGACTCGAACGACATTATGTTATGGAACCCTTGCACTAGAGACTCCAAGGTTTTACCAAAACCTCCTCGAGTTCACTATGTGTCTTTTTATGGATTCGGGTATGATTCTACTAATGACGACTACAAGGTGATACGGGGTTTCTCTTATTGGGATGGTGCTCGTTCGAAATTCACGATTCACATCTTCTCACTGAAACGAGGTTCATGGAGGACTGTCAAAGACATTGATTATGTTCAGATTCTTACGCAGCAAGGGTTATACTTCAATGGAGCTCTGCATTGGTTATATTGGGTACGCCAAGGGTGCTCAAGAATTTTGTCTTTTGATTTAGGAGCAGAGCAATTTTAG